From the genome of bacterium, one region includes:
- the pyk gene encoding pyruvate kinase — MKPRSTQIVCTIGPASRDAETLERLIDAGMRVARLNFAHGTEAEQRETAARIRAAARSRKRPVAILQDLAGPKIRLGELQPHQVTLTTGSLTTLVCGTPKGDAAHLPVPDEFLHEEVRQGGPVLLGDGAVELQVEEIDGQEIHCRVVVGGEISSGKGLNSPGGLSARPLLDAKDEADIALGVEIGVDMVGVSYVRTAEDLLTVRRLLKTHGHPTPLVAKIETALALENLDEILARADAVMVARGDLSLEIPYERVPIEQKRIVQAALRAGRPVITATQMLQSMVSAPRPTRAEITDVANAVLDGTDAVMLSDETAVGADPVRVCRAMARIVDETLGAFPDFRETPLDGIAEELHELAVFSRAAVRTAREIGVAAILTWTSGGLAARLLSRQRPSTPILAPTRYEETYQRLALPFGVHPVLCPRGEMTRRQLEDVLGELDDQDTLLLVGHLPGERQRVPWMALARVASLEEWSRDPRNQRPHTS; from the coding sequence GACCCTCGAGCGTCTGATCGACGCTGGAATGCGCGTGGCGCGGCTGAACTTCGCCCACGGTACCGAGGCCGAGCAACGTGAGACCGCCGCGCGCATTCGAGCCGCCGCGCGCTCCCGCAAGCGCCCGGTCGCGATCCTGCAGGATCTGGCCGGACCCAAGATCAGGCTGGGAGAACTTCAACCCCATCAGGTGACCCTGACGACCGGATCGCTGACGACGCTGGTATGCGGTACGCCAAAAGGCGACGCCGCCCACCTGCCGGTCCCCGACGAGTTCCTGCACGAAGAGGTCCGTCAGGGCGGACCGGTGCTCCTGGGTGACGGGGCCGTCGAACTTCAGGTGGAAGAAATCGACGGCCAGGAAATCCACTGTCGCGTGGTGGTGGGTGGAGAGATCTCCAGCGGAAAGGGCCTGAATTCACCAGGCGGGTTGTCCGCGCGCCCCCTGCTCGACGCGAAGGACGAGGCCGATATTGCGCTCGGTGTGGAAATCGGTGTGGACATGGTTGGCGTCTCCTATGTGCGAACGGCAGAGGATCTGCTGACCGTTCGCCGCCTGCTCAAGACGCACGGGCACCCCACACCGCTGGTGGCCAAGATCGAAACGGCACTCGCGCTCGAGAATCTGGACGAGATCCTGGCCCGCGCCGATGCAGTGATGGTCGCGCGTGGCGACCTCTCGCTCGAAATCCCCTACGAACGGGTTCCGATCGAACAGAAGCGCATCGTCCAGGCCGCGCTGCGCGCCGGGCGCCCGGTGATCACGGCGACTCAGATGTTGCAATCGATGGTGAGCGCACCGCGTCCCACCAGGGCCGAGATCACCGATGTGGCCAACGCCGTGCTGGATGGAACCGATGCGGTGATGCTCTCGGACGAAACGGCGGTGGGGGCAGATCCGGTGCGGGTATGCCGCGCCATGGCGCGCATCGTCGACGAGACCTTGGGCGCCTTTCCCGACTTCCGGGAAACACCGCTGGACGGCATTGCCGAAGAACTGCACGAACTCGCGGTGTTCTCGCGCGCCGCGGTCCGGACCGCTCGCGAAATCGGCGTTGCCGCCATTCTCACCTGGACCAGTGGCGGACTCGCCGCGCGATTGCTCTCGCGTCAACGCCCCAGTACCCCGATTCTGGCACCGACGCGCTACGAAGAAACGTATCAGCGCCTCGCCCTGCCGTTCGGCGTGCATCCGGTGCTGTGTCCCCGGGGCGAGATGACGCGCCGGCAACTCGAAGACGTGCTGGGCGAACTCGACGATCAAGACACGCTTCTCCTGGTCGGCCACCTGCCCGGAGAGCGCCAGCGAGTTCCCTGGATGGCGCTCGCCCGAGTCGCCTCCCTGGAAGAGTGGTCGCGCGATCCGCGCAATCAGCGTCCCCATACCAGCTGA